In Arthrobacter sp. MN05-02, one genomic interval encodes:
- the rbfA gene encoding ribosome-binding factor A → MADPARAARLAQRIKVIVAEALRRRVKDPRLEAVTITDARVTNDLQHATLYYTVLGDAEEQQATRAALESARGVLRSEVGKNITARLTPTLEFVPDEVPVNASHLEELLQKARERDAEVAAIAQGADFAGDADPYRTSEDDGEAGR, encoded by the coding sequence ATGGCAGATCCGGCCCGCGCCGCGCGGCTCGCGCAGCGCATCAAAGTCATCGTCGCCGAGGCGCTCCGGCGCCGCGTGAAGGACCCCCGGCTGGAAGCCGTGACCATCACGGACGCCCGAGTGACCAACGACCTCCAGCACGCCACCCTGTACTACACCGTGCTCGGCGACGCGGAGGAGCAGCAGGCCACCCGTGCGGCGCTCGAATCGGCCCGCGGCGTCCTGCGCTCCGAGGTCGGGAAGAACATCACCGCCCGGCTGACACCCACTCTCGAGTTCGTCCCCGACGAGGTGCCGGTCAATGCCAGCCACCTCGAGGAGCTGCTGCAGAAGGCCCGCGAGCGCGACGCCGAAGTGGCGGCGATAGCCCAGGGCGCCGACTTCGCGGGGGACGCGGACCCGTACCGCACCTCGGAGGACGACGGCGAGGCGGGGCGCTAG
- a CDS encoding hypothetical protein (possible pseudo due to internal stop codon/frameshift) has translation MAKVRVHELAKELGITSKDAVAKLQELGEFVRSASSTIEAPVVKKLRGAFPDAGSTKTAAPSAPSRPAAPAPSGPKPGAAQAAPEAPAPAAPAAPAAPSVPSTPAAPAAPQPSPFSNGSAPAETPPRQHRTPPHPPSRAPRVTARRRAHVRPRDRPPLRRLPPPEPVRRAHVPAEPPVRATTPSHPRRAWARVAERPIAVPTAPRSVRRVRATTRSHRRRACPGPVVVTMHSSVPPQVRADPARPPVPVGPVPPPVRVDPVRAHRVRVHPVPLEPRAHVPPA, from the coding sequence GTGGCCAAGGTCCGCGTACACGAGCTCGCGAAAGAGCTCGGTATAACCTCGAAAGACGCAGTTGCGAAACTGCAGGAACTGGGCGAATTCGTCCGTTCAGCCTCGTCCACCATCGAGGCCCCCGTCGTGAAGAAGCTTCGCGGCGCATTCCCGGATGCCGGCAGCACCAAGACCGCTGCTCCCTCCGCCCCGTCACGCCCAGCGGCCCCCGCGCCGTCGGGCCCGAAGCCGGGCGCTGCCCAGGCCGCTCCCGAGGCTCCCGCCCCGGCCGCGCCCGCAGCTCCCGCGGCACCGTCGGTGCCCTCGACCCCTGCCGCTCCGGCCGCACCCCAGCCGTCGCCGTTCTCGAACGGTTCGGCTCCCGCGGAGACTCCGCCCCGGCAGCACAGGACACCCCCGCACCCGCCCAGCAGGGCACCCAGGGTGACGGCCCGACGCCGGGCGCACGTCCGGCCCCGCGACCGGCCACCCCTCCGGCGGCTCCCTCCGCCGGAACCCGTCCGTCGGGCGCACGTCCCGGCGGAGCCCCCCGTCCGGGCAACAACCCCTTCGCACCCTCGCAGGGCATGGGCTCGCGTCGCGGAGAGACCGATCGCGGTGCCGACCGCACCTCGGAGCGTCCGCCGCGTCCGGGCAACAACCCGTTCGCACCGTCGCAGGGCATGCCCCGGCCCGGTCGTCGTGACGATGCACAGCAGCGTCCCGCCGCAGGTCCGGGCGGACCCCGCCCGGCCGCCGGTGCCGGTGGGCCCCGTCCCGCCGCCGGTGCGGGTGGACCCCGTCCGGGCGCACCGCGTCCGGGTGCACCCCGTCCCGCTGGAGCCCCGGGCTCACGTCCCTCCGGCATGA
- a CDS encoding hypothetical protein (possible pseudo due to frameshift), which yields MPNRTERPLPRPRSAGAGAGPRTRWSTCQPRRTAGGGFGKGGRGRGGTAGAFGKGGAGRGKQRKSKRAKRQELEQMSAPSLGGVSVPRGDGTTIVRLRRGSSITDFADKIEANPAALVTVLFHLGEMATATQSLDEDTFEVLGTELGYKIQVVSPEDEERELLSSFDIDFDAELEAEGDEQLEARPPVVTVMGHVDHGKTRLLDAVRNTKVVEGEHGGITQHIGAYQIQHVHEDTTRAITFIDTPGHEAFTAMRARGAKVTDIAVLVVAADDGVMPQTVEALNHAQAANVPIVVAVNKMDKEGANPDKVKGQLTEYGLVPEEYGGDTMFVHVSALQGMGIDDLLEAVLLTADAALDMRANPNKDARGIAIEANLDRGRGAVATVLVQSGTLNVGDTIVAGTAHGRVRAMFDENGDVVTKAEPSRPVQVLGLSNVPRAGDTFFVTDDERTARQIAEKREAADRNAALAKRRKRISLEDFDQAVAEGKVDTLNLILKGDVSGAVEALEDSLLKIDVGEGVQLRVIHRGVGAITQNDVNLATVDNAIIIGFNVKPAERVADLAEREGVDMRFYSVIYAAIDDIELALKGMLKPEYEEVQLGTAEVREVFRSSKFGNIAGSIVRSGIIRRNSRARVLRDGKVIGDNLSVDSLKRFKDDATEVRTDFECGIGLGSFNDVKEGDIIETFEMREKPRA from the coding sequence ATGCCGAACCGTACCGAACGTCCGCTGCCCCGGCCGCGGAGCGCAGGTGCGGGCGCCGGTCCGCGGACCCGGTGGAGCACCTGCCAGCCCCGGCGCACCGCCGGCGGCGGTTTCGGCAAGGGCGGCCGCGGACGCGGCGGCACCGCCGGAGCCTTCGGCAAGGGCGGAGCCGGTCGCGGCAAGCAGCGCAAGTCGAAGCGTGCGAAGCGGCAGGAACTCGAGCAGATGTCGGCTCCTTCGCTGGGTGGCGTGAGCGTACCCCGCGGAGACGGCACCACGATCGTCCGCCTGCGCCGCGGTTCGTCCATCACGGACTTCGCCGACAAGATCGAGGCGAACCCCGCCGCGCTGGTCACCGTGCTGTTCCACCTCGGTGAGATGGCCACGGCGACCCAGTCGCTGGACGAGGACACCTTCGAGGTGCTCGGCACGGAACTCGGCTACAAGATCCAGGTCGTCTCGCCCGAGGACGAGGAGCGCGAGCTCCTCAGCAGCTTCGACATCGACTTCGATGCGGAGCTGGAAGCCGAGGGTGACGAGCAGCTCGAGGCACGTCCGCCGGTCGTCACGGTCATGGGCCACGTCGACCACGGTAAGACGCGGCTCCTCGACGCGGTGCGCAACACCAAGGTCGTCGAGGGCGAGCACGGCGGCATCACCCAGCACATCGGTGCCTACCAGATCCAGCACGTCCACGAGGACACCACGCGTGCCATCACCTTCATCGACACCCCCGGCCACGAGGCGTTCACCGCCATGCGTGCCCGTGGTGCGAAGGTCACGGACATCGCCGTGCTCGTCGTCGCAGCGGATGACGGCGTCATGCCGCAGACCGTCGAGGCGCTGAACCACGCACAGGCGGCCAACGTGCCGATCGTCGTGGCCGTCAACAAGATGGACAAGGAGGGCGCGAACCCGGACAAGGTCAAGGGCCAGCTCACCGAGTACGGCCTGGTGCCCGAGGAGTACGGCGGCGACACCATGTTCGTGCACGTCTCGGCGCTCCAGGGCATGGGCATCGACGACCTCCTCGAGGCCGTCCTGCTCACCGCCGACGCCGCGCTGGACATGCGGGCCAACCCGAACAAGGACGCCCGCGGTATCGCGATCGAGGCCAACCTCGACCGCGGACGCGGTGCCGTGGCCACGGTGCTCGTCCAGTCCGGGACGCTGAACGTCGGTGACACGATCGTCGCCGGCACGGCGCACGGCCGTGTGCGTGCCATGTTCGACGAGAACGGCGACGTGGTCACGAAGGCGGAACCGTCGCGTCCGGTCCAGGTGCTGGGTCTGTCCAACGTGCCCCGTGCCGGTGACACGTTCTTCGTCACCGACGACGAGCGCACCGCCCGCCAGATCGCCGAGAAGCGCGAAGCCGCGGACCGCAATGCGGCCCTCGCGAAGCGCCGCAAGCGCATCAGCCTCGAGGACTTCGACCAGGCCGTCGCGGAGGGCAAGGTCGACACCCTCAACCTCATCCTCAAGGGTGACGTGTCGGGTGCCGTGGAGGCCCTGGAGGACTCGCTGCTCAAGATCGACGTCGGAGAGGGCGTGCAGCTGCGCGTCATCCACCGTGGCGTCGGTGCCATCACGCAGAACGACGTCAACCTGGCCACGGTCGACAACGCGATCATCATCGGCTTCAACGTCAAGCCGGCCGAGCGCGTGGCGGATCTCGCCGAGCGTGAAGGCGTGGACATGCGCTTCTACTCGGTCATCTACGCCGCGATCGACGATATCGAGCTCGCCCTCAAGGGCATGCTCAAGCCGGAGTACGAGGAGGTGCAGCTCGGAACCGCAGAGGTCCGCGAGGTGTTCCGGTCCTCGAAGTTCGGCAACATCGCCGGTTCGATCGTCCGTTCGGGCATCATCCGACGCAATTCGAGGGCGCGCGTCCTGCGCGACGGCAAGGTCATCGGGGACAACCTCTCCGTGGACTCGCTCAAGCGCTTCAAGGACGACGCCACCGAGGTCCGCACCGACTTCGAGTGCGGTATCGGCCTCGGCTCGTTCAACGATGTCAAGGAAGGCGACATCATCGAGACCTTCGAGATGCGGGAGAAGCCCCGCGCCTAG
- the nusA gene encoding transcription termination/antitermination protein NusA, which translates to MDIDMSALRLLEREREIPLDKLIPTIEQALLIAYHRTPGAHETARAELDRRNGHVTIWATEKDDDGETVGEFDDTPGGFGRIAASTARQIILQRLRDAEDDNILGEFRGKEGELVAGMIQQGTNPHMIQVNLGSVEAVLPPPEQVPGEKYLHGTRLRAFVVDVHRGMKGPSITLSRSHPGLVRKLFELEVPEIADKTVEIVALAREAGHRTKIAVKANVPGVNAKGACIGEMGTRVRAVMNELNDEKIDIVDYNDDAASFIASSLSPSRVTSVTITDEATRSARVVVPDYQLSLAIGKEGQNARLAAKLTGWRIDIVSDAAQQASAAKA; encoded by the coding sequence ATGGACATTGATATGAGCGCGCTGAGGCTCCTCGAGCGCGAACGCGAGATCCCGCTGGACAAGCTGATCCCCACCATCGAGCAGGCCCTGCTCATCGCCTACCACCGCACACCGGGTGCGCACGAGACAGCGCGCGCCGAGCTGGACCGCCGCAACGGGCACGTGACCATCTGGGCGACGGAGAAGGACGACGACGGCGAGACCGTCGGCGAGTTCGACGACACCCCCGGTGGCTTCGGCCGTATCGCCGCGAGCACCGCGCGCCAGATCATCCTGCAGCGCCTGCGCGACGCCGAGGACGACAACATCCTCGGCGAGTTCCGCGGCAAGGAAGGCGAACTCGTCGCCGGCATGATCCAGCAGGGCACCAATCCGCACATGATCCAGGTCAACCTGGGATCGGTGGAGGCCGTCCTGCCGCCGCCGGAGCAGGTGCCGGGGGAGAAGTACCTGCACGGCACCCGCCTGCGGGCCTTCGTCGTCGACGTCCACCGCGGGATGAAGGGTCCCTCCATCACCCTGTCCCGCTCGCACCCGGGCCTCGTCCGGAAGCTCTTCGAGCTCGAGGTCCCCGAGATCGCGGACAAGACGGTCGAGATCGTGGCCCTCGCCCGCGAAGCCGGCCACCGCACCAAGATCGCCGTGAAGGCGAACGTGCCGGGCGTGAACGCGAAGGGTGCGTGCATCGGCGAGATGGGCACGCGCGTGCGGGCGGTCATGAACGAGCTGAACGACGAGAAGATCGACATCGTCGACTACAACGACGACGCCGCCTCGTTCATCGCCAGCTCCCTCTCGCCGTCGCGGGTCACCTCCGTGACCATCACGGACGAGGCCACGCGGTCAGCCCGCGTCGTCGTGCCGGACTACCAGCTCTCCCTCGCGATCGGCAAGGAAGGCCAGAACGCCCGGCTCGCCGCGAAGCTGACCGGCTGGCGGATCGACATCGTGTCCGACGCCGCACAGCAGGCCTCCGCCGCGAAGGCGTAG
- a CDS encoding N-acetyltransferase GCN5, translated as MAKLLARVAPWLPLAKPQPDPEGPWSFRVLGEADTRDLWALVAADPVANVFVASHLESMGTAAPSFSGGEIIGMFRHEELRAACWAGVNLVPIGVTDETGAIFGDHLGRSGRTFSSVFGLSEGVMDLWSTLEDYSAEPFDIRPTQPLMAIDTDPLIAPAPDLRFTRPDELDRLLPACAAMFEEEVGYSPFIGGSEHYRRRVASLISRKHSLAAFDDDGTVVFKAELGTVSSQAVQVQGVWVNPDHRGRGLSAAYMAAVVVAARSLAPTVSLYVNSYNARAIAAYKRVGFEQVDTFATILF; from the coding sequence ATGGCGAAACTGCTGGCTCGGGTGGCCCCATGGTTACCGTTAGCTAAGCCACAGCCCGACCCCGAGGGCCCCTGGTCGTTCCGCGTCCTCGGCGAGGCGGACACCCGGGATCTCTGGGCCCTCGTCGCCGCCGATCCGGTGGCCAACGTCTTCGTGGCGTCCCACCTCGAGTCCATGGGGACGGCGGCGCCGTCGTTCTCCGGCGGCGAGATCATCGGCATGTTCCGGCACGAGGAACTGCGTGCCGCGTGCTGGGCGGGCGTCAATCTCGTGCCCATCGGTGTGACGGACGAGACCGGCGCGATCTTCGGGGACCACCTGGGCCGGTCGGGCCGGACCTTCTCCTCTGTCTTCGGACTCTCCGAGGGCGTGATGGACCTGTGGTCCACGCTCGAGGACTACAGCGCCGAGCCCTTCGACATCCGCCCCACGCAGCCGCTCATGGCCATCGACACGGACCCGCTCATCGCGCCCGCCCCCGATCTCCGCTTCACGCGTCCCGACGAACTCGACCGGCTCCTGCCGGCCTGCGCCGCGATGTTCGAGGAGGAGGTGGGCTACTCGCCGTTCATCGGCGGGTCCGAGCACTACCGGCGTCGCGTCGCGTCCCTGATCAGCCGCAAGCACTCGCTCGCAGCGTTCGACGACGACGGCACGGTGGTCTTCAAGGCCGAACTGGGCACGGTGTCCTCGCAGGCCGTCCAGGTGCAGGGCGTCTGGGTCAATCCGGACCACCGCGGCAGGGGACTCAGCGCCGCCTACATGGCCGCCGTCGTCGTCGCCGCGCGCTCCCTCGCGCCGACCGTCAGCCTCTACGTGAACTCCTACAACGCCAGGGCCATCGCCGCGTACAAGCGCGTGGGGTTCGAGCAGGTGGACACCTTCGCGACGATCCTCTTCTGA
- the proS gene encoding proline--tRNA ligase → MVLRLSTLFLRTLREDPADAEVASHRLLVRAGYIRRAAPGIYSWLPLGLKVLARVEAIVREEMEAIGAQEVHFPALLPKEPYEATNRWTEYGDGIFRLKDRKDADYLLAPTHEEMFTLLVKDLYTSYKDLPVSLFQIQTKYRDEARPRAGLLRGREFIMKDSYSFDVDDEGLEASYQLHRAAYLRIFERLGLDVVPVTATAGAMGGSKSEEFLHPTPIGEDTFVRSAGGYTANVEAVTTVVPDAIDYTDAPAAEVRDTPDTPTIDTLVDHANAAAPLEDRAWTAADTLKNVVLAAVLPTGERRILVVGVPGDRTVDLKRIEATIAGHLGTGGEVAVEAAGEEDLRKHPGLVKGYIGPGLALDAAVLGAEAATGLTYLVDPRVVPGTSWITGANEHGRHVFGLVAGRDFTWDGVIEAVEVREGDEAPDGSGPLIAARGIEMGHIFQLGRKYAAALGLKVLDRNGKLATVTMGSYGVGVTRAIAALAEANHDERGIIWPRNVAPADVHIVATGKGTEVFEAAEKLAADLESAGLAVIYDDRPKVSPGVKFGDAELIGVPTIVVVGRGLADGVLEVKDRRTGEAQNVAVDDAAALLLELTAA, encoded by the coding sequence GTGGTCTTACGACTCTCGACCCTTTTCCTGCGCACCCTGCGTGAAGATCCAGCCGACGCCGAAGTCGCGAGCCACCGCCTCCTGGTGCGGGCGGGGTACATCCGGCGCGCCGCCCCCGGGATCTACAGCTGGCTGCCGCTGGGCCTAAAGGTCCTCGCGCGGGTCGAGGCCATCGTCCGCGAGGAGATGGAGGCGATCGGCGCGCAGGAGGTCCATTTCCCGGCGCTGCTGCCCAAGGAACCCTACGAGGCCACGAACCGCTGGACCGAGTACGGGGACGGCATCTTCCGCCTCAAGGACCGCAAGGACGCCGACTACCTGCTGGCACCGACGCACGAGGAGATGTTCACGCTGCTCGTGAAGGACCTGTACACCTCGTACAAGGACCTCCCCGTCAGCCTGTTCCAGATCCAGACCAAGTACCGCGACGAGGCGCGGCCGAGGGCGGGGCTCCTCCGCGGCCGCGAGTTCATCATGAAGGACTCCTACTCCTTCGACGTCGACGACGAGGGGCTGGAGGCGAGCTACCAGCTCCACCGCGCGGCATACCTCAGGATCTTCGAGCGGCTCGGCCTGGACGTCGTGCCCGTCACGGCGACCGCCGGAGCCATGGGCGGTTCCAAGAGCGAGGAGTTCCTCCACCCGACCCCCATCGGCGAGGACACCTTCGTCCGGTCTGCGGGCGGGTACACCGCCAACGTCGAGGCGGTCACCACGGTCGTCCCCGACGCCATCGACTACACGGACGCGCCCGCAGCCGAGGTGAGGGACACCCCCGACACCCCTACGATCGACACCCTCGTGGACCACGCGAATGCCGCCGCGCCGCTCGAGGACCGGGCCTGGACCGCCGCGGACACCCTGAAGAACGTCGTGCTGGCGGCGGTGCTGCCCACCGGCGAGCGCCGGATCCTGGTCGTCGGCGTGCCCGGCGACCGCACCGTGGACCTCAAGCGCATCGAGGCCACCATCGCCGGCCACCTCGGGACCGGCGGTGAAGTGGCCGTCGAGGCCGCCGGCGAGGAGGACCTCAGGAAGCACCCGGGCCTGGTCAAGGGCTACATCGGCCCCGGCCTGGCGCTGGACGCCGCCGTCCTCGGCGCCGAGGCCGCCACGGGACTGACATACCTCGTGGACCCGCGCGTCGTTCCCGGCACCTCGTGGATCACGGGGGCCAACGAGCACGGCCGGCACGTCTTCGGGCTCGTCGCGGGCCGCGACTTCACCTGGGACGGCGTCATCGAAGCCGTCGAGGTGCGCGAGGGCGACGAGGCACCCGACGGCTCCGGGCCGCTGATCGCGGCGCGCGGCATCGAGATGGGGCACATCTTCCAGCTCGGACGCAAGTACGCGGCCGCGCTCGGGCTGAAGGTCCTCGACCGGAACGGCAAGCTCGCCACGGTCACCATGGGCTCCTACGGCGTCGGGGTCACGCGTGCCATCGCGGCCCTCGCCGAGGCCAACCACGACGAACGCGGGATCATCTGGCCCCGCAACGTGGCTCCCGCCGACGTGCACATCGTCGCCACGGGCAAGGGCACCGAGGTGTTCGAGGCAGCCGAGAAGCTCGCCGCGGACCTAGAGTCGGCCGGCCTCGCCGTGATCTACGACGACCGCCCCAAGGTCTCGCCGGGCGTGAAGTTCGGCGACGCCGAACTGATCGGCGTGCCCACCATCGTCGTCGTCGGCCGTGGCCTCGCCGACGGCGTGCTCGAGGTCAAGGACCGCCGCACGGGGGAGGCGCAGAACGTGGCCGTCGACGACGCCGCGGCGCTGCTGCTCGAGCTCACCGCCGCCTAG
- a CDS encoding streptomycin 6-kinase gives MARHADRAAGDQQPGPPVPDAAGGPGGSGTGRSGTGGSGRSAPDVLPDLPPRLVRSARTIDGGARWMRGWHGLLADRLRAWDLDLDLQPGRPAWSGQCAVVVPVVQRGGGEPEDAVLKLTIPHDEARSEPDALDLWNGNGAVRLLAASRPDYALLLARLDGDHSLHDVPLDETAGPWGRVLRRLSIPAGDSAPWAAFPHLASDAERWTDTLPARWHELDEPFPRWLMEAALEVCQSRGIVGRRSDHDVLVHSDLHYANLLPSSPTQLRDVTAIDPKPVIGDAEYAVAPMLWNRLPELDAADPPGHLRAHCAALCAAAGLDAGLAVGWTVVREVRNALSYIGHGQTGDAQRSLWVASSVLGKTLDGLPPVRELPTL, from the coding sequence ATGGCTAGGCACGCCGACCGCGCGGCAGGAGATCAGCAGCCCGGACCGCCGGTCCCCGATGCCGCCGGCGGTCCGGGCGGTTCGGGAACGGGCCGTTCGGGAACGGGCGGTTCGGGGCGGTCCGCCCCGGATGTCCTCCCCGACCTGCCTCCGCGACTCGTCCGGAGCGCCCGGACCATCGACGGCGGCGCCCGGTGGATGCGCGGATGGCACGGGCTGCTGGCCGATCGGCTCCGCGCCTGGGACCTCGACCTCGATCTGCAGCCCGGGCGACCCGCCTGGTCCGGCCAGTGTGCCGTCGTCGTGCCGGTGGTGCAGCGTGGCGGCGGCGAGCCGGAGGACGCCGTCCTGAAGCTCACCATCCCCCACGACGAGGCACGCTCGGAGCCGGACGCCCTGGACCTGTGGAACGGGAACGGCGCGGTGCGCCTGCTGGCGGCGTCCCGGCCCGACTACGCGCTGCTCCTTGCACGCCTCGACGGCGACCACTCGCTCCACGACGTCCCGCTCGACGAGACCGCCGGACCGTGGGGCCGCGTCCTGCGCCGTCTGTCGATTCCGGCCGGCGACAGCGCCCCCTGGGCCGCCTTCCCCCATCTGGCCTCCGACGCCGAGCGGTGGACGGACACCCTGCCCGCCCGGTGGCACGAGCTGGACGAGCCGTTCCCGCGATGGCTCATGGAGGCCGCGCTCGAGGTGTGCCAGTCGAGGGGGATCGTGGGACGGCGGTCGGACCACGACGTGCTGGTGCACTCGGACCTGCACTACGCCAACCTCCTGCCGTCCTCCCCGACCCAGCTGCGGGACGTCACGGCGATCGATCCGAAACCGGTGATCGGCGATGCCGAGTACGCCGTGGCTCCGATGCTGTGGAACCGGCTGCCGGAGCTCGATGCCGCCGACCCCCCGGGGCACCTCCGTGCGCACTGCGCCGCGCTGTGCGCGGCCGCCGGGCTCGATGCCGGGCTCGCCGTGGGCTGGACCGTGGTCCGCGAGGTCCGCAACGCGCTGTCCTACATCGGACACGGCCAGACCGGCGACGCACAGCGGTCGCTGTGGGTGGCGAGCTCCGTGCTGGGCAAGACCCTGGACGGACTGCCGCCGGTCCGCGAGCTGCCGACCCTCTAG
- a CDS encoding UPF0721 transmembrane protein: MAGSGLEELHLATILLVLVAGFAAGWVDAVVGGGGLLQLPALLLVPGITPVEALATNKMGSIFGTTTSAITYYRRAHPDLRTALPMAAIALVGSFGGAILAASLPSSVFKPIIVVALVAVAVFTALKPSVGTLTQLRHQGARHYGTAGAIGLVIGFYDGLIGPGTGSFLIIAMVTLLGYNFLGASAKAKIVNMATNFGALMFFLPHGSILWGLGLLLGAANMAGGYTGSRMAISQGSRFIRIVFLVVVGALIIKLGSDVWVENIRPMVPGA, translated from the coding sequence GTGGCGGGCTCGGGACTCGAGGAACTGCACCTCGCAACCATCCTGCTGGTGCTCGTCGCCGGGTTCGCCGCGGGCTGGGTGGACGCCGTCGTCGGCGGCGGCGGGCTCCTGCAGCTGCCGGCGCTCCTCCTGGTTCCCGGCATCACGCCCGTGGAGGCCCTGGCCACCAACAAGATGGGATCGATCTTCGGGACGACGACGAGCGCGATCACCTACTACCGCCGGGCGCATCCCGACCTGAGGACGGCCCTCCCGATGGCCGCGATAGCCCTGGTCGGCAGCTTCGGCGGTGCGATCCTGGCGGCATCCCTGCCGTCGTCGGTCTTCAAGCCGATCATCGTGGTGGCACTCGTCGCGGTGGCGGTGTTCACGGCCCTGAAGCCGTCGGTCGGGACGCTGACCCAGCTGCGACACCAGGGCGCGCGGCACTACGGGACGGCCGGCGCGATCGGACTGGTCATCGGCTTCTACGACGGGCTGATCGGCCCCGGGACCGGGTCCTTCCTGATCATCGCGATGGTCACGCTGCTGGGCTACAACTTCCTCGGGGCCAGCGCCAAGGCGAAGATCGTGAACATGGCGACCAACTTCGGCGCCCTCATGTTCTTCCTGCCCCACGGGTCCATCCTGTGGGGGCTGGGACTCCTGCTCGGTGCGGCGAACATGGCCGGCGGCTACACCGGGTCCCGCATGGCGATCAGCCAGGGCAGCAGGTTCATCCGGATCGTGTTCCTCGTCGTCGTCGGCGCCCTGATCATCAAGCTCGGCTCCGACGTGTGGGTCGAGAACATCCGCCCGATGGTCCCCGGAGCATGA